A part of Ignavibacteria bacterium genomic DNA contains:
- a CDS encoding MarR family transcriptional regulator, with translation MKNEKGIIEELFDVGQKIKDVHIKLNPLILKSEITITQWWALYCIDQRKTTTLKEFSSDLKIAQSSASGLINRLVKQNLVDRVIPSEDRRKTYISLTKKGRKILEIHTDKSKIIYERLVENLSAEEQKLFLSIMKKFYEVSTELLKEMNKGKK, from the coding sequence ATGAAAAACGAAAAAGGGATCATCGAAGAACTGTTTGACGTCGGGCAGAAAATCAAAGACGTTCACATAAAGCTTAATCCACTCATCTTAAAATCGGAAATTACAATTACACAATGGTGGGCTTTGTATTGCATCGATCAACGCAAAACTACTACATTAAAGGAATTTTCGAGCGACCTCAAGATTGCTCAAAGCTCAGCTTCGGGTTTAATAAACCGGCTTGTTAAACAGAATCTCGTTGACCGCGTCATCCCTTCCGAAGACCGCAGAAAAACTTATATAAGCTTAACGAAGAAGGGGAGGAAAATTCTCGAAATCCACACAGATAAAAGCAAAATTATTTACGAGCGATTAGTTGAAAATCTTTCAGCCGAAGAACAGAAATTATTTTTATCAATCATGAAAAAGTTTTATGAAGTCTCAACCGAGCTTCTAAAAGAAATGAACAAAGGAAAAAAATGA